Proteins encoded together in one Nostoc sp. PCC 7524 window:
- a CDS encoding PAS domain S-box protein, with translation MYSPPQLLWLRCLMSIIDCSPLTVEPETPVSEVISLMAEQGTGIVIVTDPQVVGYLSDQDVVKLVATGINYQKTPISAVMQDSTVISYKLSNLQNITTVFSLFNRHQSSCLLVVDEQAQLLGTVTPASICQALQATVNPQQVNPELETQLAKHNLVLQSLNQQFVSGIDTVAPEQLWQSQQMLQLIMNTVPQCIFWKDRNSVFLGCNRHFAQMLGLEHPEEIIGKTDYDLLPNHLDADCYRECDMRVMESNTPEYRIIEPLHQADGTQIWLETNKVPLHDAGGNVIGVLGTFEDITERQQTQEALANSEERFRFLVESIPQQVWIARPDGSLEYVNHRTLEYFGCTLEEILDSQWQKFIHPDDLPICLATWSKCLATGANYEVEFRLLTMSSGIYRWHLVRAVPLRDPAGNIVNWFGTNTDIHDHKSTQEELAERIQLADFRAEVDGILTHSWSLQELMRHCTAAVVKHLDAAFARIWLLKKQENVLELQVSSGMYTHINGQHQRVAVGEFKIGLIAQEAKPHLTNSVQDDPRVSNKEWAKQEGMVAFAGYPLIVEGEVLGVIAMFARQALSASTFQALGIAADAIALGIQRKQTETALRRSQERFRNLVEASSDWVWEVDKNVIYTYVSPKVRDILGYEPQELIGKSAFELLPPEEVERVTQVFESIVATQQPFKCLENINVHKDGHLVILETSGVPIFDSQGKFCGYRGIDRDITARKQAEMVLRETQERLQAILDNSPTVIHVLDAENKYLLLNRQGEKLLNLTQEQIISKSIYDIWPRYIADEFAKNNAHVLTTGQALEVEEITTQADSLRTYLSIKFPLKDSTGEIFAVCGISTDITERKLVEESLLRFHKAIESTSDAVAIGDIMGNGIYVNRAFKHLYGYDVDELRAAGGGWIIFQQSLERRQILNSVHSGQSWRGEVTMRSRTGKMMPVYLRCDAIKDASGKIIGTVCIHTDITQRKQVEEGLRLRDRAIAASNNGMIIADASIPNGPIIYVNPAFESMTGYSADEVIGRNFRSFQSADINQPGLEELNAAMEVGRGCSVVLQNYRQDGSLFWYELNISPVYDATGKLTHYIGIQTDITQRKQAETALLISQQRLQYLLTSSPAVIYARKTAGDFGAVFISENARDVFGYEAAQFTEDSCFWASYIHPEDSPNVFAQLTNVLEQGEYKLEYRFLQQDGTYRWLYDQGKVVRDDIGNAIELVGYTADITERKQLEEEITVALEKEKELSELKSRFVSMTSHEFRTPLSTILSSSELLEHYRHRWTEEKQLTHLHRIQSAVKRMTEMLDDVLVIGKAEAGKLEFTPRQFDLVAYCRHVVAEIQVNLIHQRVHFVSDRESIICCMDDKLLGHILSNLLSNAIKYSSENSDINFSLNCLHERVIFEIQDQGIGIPAEDLPHLFETFHRAKNVGNIVGTGLGLAIVKKCVDIYKGEIHVKSNQGFGTLFTVNLPLNNYI, from the coding sequence ATGTATTCACCACCTCAACTTCTCTGGCTACGATGCTTGATGTCAATTATTGACTGTTCGCCACTGACGGTTGAGCCGGAAACACCAGTGTCAGAAGTAATTTCACTAATGGCAGAACAAGGTACTGGCATCGTTATAGTCACAGATCCGCAGGTAGTAGGATACTTATCAGATCAAGATGTAGTCAAACTTGTAGCTACGGGCATTAATTACCAAAAGACTCCAATTTCTGCTGTCATGCAAGATTCGACAGTTATTAGCTATAAACTGTCAAATTTGCAGAATATCACTACAGTATTTTCATTATTCAACAGACATCAATCAAGTTGCTTGTTAGTAGTAGACGAACAAGCTCAATTGCTTGGAACGGTGACACCTGCAAGTATTTGTCAGGCATTGCAAGCAACAGTTAACCCACAGCAGGTGAATCCAGAACTAGAAACGCAATTAGCAAAACATAACCTGGTTTTACAGTCATTAAATCAGCAGTTTGTATCGGGAATAGATACAGTTGCACCTGAGCAGTTATGGCAATCTCAGCAAATGTTGCAACTAATCATGAATACAGTTCCCCAGTGTATTTTTTGGAAAGATAGAAACTCTGTGTTCTTAGGCTGTAATCGCCACTTTGCCCAGATGCTAGGCTTGGAGCATCCAGAAGAGATTATCGGCAAAACAGATTACGACTTACTTCCCAACCATCTCGATGCTGACTGTTACCGAGAATGTGACATGAGGGTAATGGAGAGCAATACCCCTGAATATCGCATCATTGAACCTCTACACCAAGCAGATGGTACACAAATTTGGTTAGAAACGAATAAAGTACCACTTCACGATGCTGGAGGTAATGTCATTGGCGTACTCGGCACTTTTGAAGATATTACTGAACGCCAGCAGACACAGGAAGCTCTAGCAAACAGCGAAGAACGGTTTCGGTTTTTAGTAGAATCCATCCCGCAACAAGTGTGGATTGCTCGTCCAGATGGTTCCCTTGAGTATGTCAACCACCGCACCCTGGAATACTTTGGCTGCACCCTAGAAGAAATACTAGATAGCCAATGGCAAAAATTTATACATCCTGATGATCTACCTATATGTTTAGCAACTTGGAGTAAGTGTTTAGCTACAGGTGCAAATTACGAAGTGGAATTTCGTCTTTTGACAATGAGTTCTGGTATCTATCGCTGGCATTTAGTCCGTGCTGTACCTTTACGAGATCCAGCAGGCAACATAGTCAATTGGTTCGGCACAAATACAGATATCCATGATCACAAATCCACACAGGAAGAATTAGCAGAGCGCATCCAGTTAGCAGATTTTCGGGCGGAGGTAGATGGCATTCTCACCCACAGTTGGAGTTTGCAAGAGTTGATGCGTCACTGCACCGCAGCTGTAGTCAAACATTTAGATGCTGCTTTTGCGCGGATTTGGCTACTAAAAAAACAAGAGAATGTCTTAGAGTTACAAGTCAGTTCCGGGATGTACACCCACATAAATGGGCAGCATCAGCGTGTAGCAGTAGGTGAATTCAAAATCGGTTTAATTGCCCAAGAAGCTAAACCCCACCTCACCAACTCTGTACAGGATGATCCGCGTGTCAGTAACAAAGAGTGGGCGAAGCAAGAAGGGATGGTTGCTTTTGCTGGCTATCCCTTGATTGTGGAGGGGGAAGTATTGGGAGTGATTGCCATGTTTGCTCGCCAAGCATTAAGCGCATCTACTTTCCAAGCTTTGGGAATTGCTGCCGATGCGATCGCTCTTGGTATTCAACGCAAACAAACTGAAACAGCACTGCGACGTAGCCAAGAAAGATTCCGTAACTTAGTTGAGGCTAGCAGTGATTGGGTATGGGAAGTTGATAAAAATGTGATTTATACCTATGTCAGTCCCAAAGTCAGAGATATTTTAGGTTACGAACCACAAGAGTTAATAGGTAAAAGTGCGTTTGAATTGCTACCACCAGAAGAAGTTGAGCGGGTAACGCAAGTTTTTGAGTCAATTGTAGCCACACAACAACCATTTAAATGTCTAGAGAACATCAATGTTCATAAAGATGGTCACTTAGTGATTCTAGAAACCAGTGGTGTACCAATCTTTGATAGTCAGGGGAAATTTTGCGGCTACAGAGGCATAGATAGAGATATCACTGCTCGCAAACAGGCAGAGATGGTATTGAGGGAGACGCAGGAGCGGTTACAGGCAATTCTAGATAATTCACCAACGGTGATTCATGTATTAGATGCTGAAAATAAATACCTGTTACTCAATCGTCAAGGTGAAAAATTACTGAATTTAACTCAAGAACAAATCATTAGCAAAAGTATATATGATATTTGGCCCCGTTATATCGCTGATGAATTCGCCAAGAATAATGCTCATGTACTAACGACTGGCCAAGCCCTAGAAGTAGAAGAAATCACCACACAAGCGGATAGTTTACGCACCTACTTATCTATCAAATTTCCTCTCAAAGACTCAACTGGTGAGATTTTCGCGGTGTGTGGCATATCAACAGACATCACCGAGCGCAAATTAGTCGAAGAGTCTTTGTTACGCTTTCACAAAGCCATAGAAAGCACCAGTGACGCTGTTGCTATCGGCGATATCATGGGAAATGGTATTTATGTTAACCGAGCATTTAAGCATCTATACGGTTATGACGTAGATGAATTACGGGCGGCTGGGGGAGGATGGATAATTTTTCAGCAGTCTTTAGAACGCCGCCAGATACTGAATAGTGTTCATAGTGGTCAGTCTTGGCGGGGGGAAGTGACGATGCGATCGCGCACAGGTAAGATGATGCCAGTTTACCTGCGTTGTGATGCCATTAAAGATGCTAGTGGTAAAATTATCGGCACTGTATGTATTCATACTGACATTACTCAGCGCAAGCAAGTAGAAGAAGGTTTACGACTGCGTGATCGAGCGATCGCGGCTAGTAATAATGGCATGATCATTGCTGATGCTAGCATCCCTAACGGCCCCATTATTTATGTTAATCCAGCCTTTGAATCAATGACTGGCTACTCAGCAGATGAGGTAATTGGGCGCAATTTTCGTTCATTCCAAAGTGCAGATATTAATCAACCAGGGTTAGAAGAACTCAATGCTGCTATGGAAGTCGGTAGAGGTTGTAGTGTAGTTCTGCAAAATTATCGTCAAGATGGCAGCCTGTTTTGGTATGAGTTAAATATTTCTCCGGTGTATGACGCTACGGGTAAACTCACCCATTACATCGGCATTCAGACAGATATTACTCAGCGTAAACAAGCCGAAACAGCACTACTAATCAGTCAACAGCGACTGCAATATCTATTGACATCTAGCCCAGCTGTCATCTATGCCCGAAAAACTGCTGGTGATTTTGGTGCGGTGTTCATCAGTGAAAATGCTAGGGATGTATTCGGCTATGAAGCAGCTCAATTTACAGAAGATTCTTGCTTTTGGGCTAGTTATATCCACCCAGAAGACTCACCCAACGTGTTTGCCCAACTTACCAATGTTTTAGAACAAGGGGAATACAAACTAGAATATCGGTTTTTACAGCAAGACGGGACTTATCGTTGGCTGTATGACCAAGGTAAGGTAGTTAGGGACGACATAGGTAACGCCATAGAATTGGTTGGCTACACAGCAGACATTACAGAGCGCAAGCAATTAGAAGAAGAAATCACAGTAGCACTAGAGAAAGAAAAAGAACTCAGTGAACTCAAATCTCGGTTTGTGTCTATGACTTCCCACGAATTTCGCACACCGTTGAGTACCATCTTGTCTTCTTCGGAGTTACTCGAACACTACCGTCACCGATGGACAGAGGAAAAACAACTAACACACTTACATCGGATTCAATCTGCTGTTAAGCGTATGACTGAGATGTTAGATGATGTGTTGGTAATTGGCAAGGCAGAAGCGGGAAAACTAGAGTTCACACCCAGACAATTTGATTTAGTTGCATACTGCCGTCATGTGGTAGCAGAAATCCAAGTGAATCTGATTCATCAACGAGTTCATTTTGTGAGCGATCGCGAATCCATTATATGTTGCATGGACGATAAATTGCTAGGGCATATTCTGAGCAATTTACTCTCTAATGCCATTAAATATTCTTCTGAAAACAGCGATATCAATTTTTCTCTGAACTGCTTGCATGAAAGAGTCATATTTGAAATTCAAGACCAGGGAATTGGCATTCCAGCAGAAGATTTACCCCATTTATTTGAAACTTTTCATCGTGCCAAAAATGTAGGCAATATTGTAGGTACTGGTTTAGGACTAGCAATTGTTAAAAAATGTGTAGATATTTATAAAGGTGAAATTCATGTAAAAAGTAATCAAGGATTTGGTACATTGTTTACTGTTAATTTACCATTGAATAATTACATATAA
- a CDS encoding EAL domain-containing response regulator gives MTKILVIEDEESVRENILDLLEAEEFETVAAANGKIGINLALAEFPDLILCDMMMPEVDGYGVLTALREEPLTATIPFIFLTAKSAKADFRQGMDMGADDYLTKPFTRAELLSAVMNRLERQSTLKKYLLNQSTIKTASPQTQLITMSLHRVIKQEKFQEFAIHYQPIVDIASEKIVAAESLLRWQSQELGLVKPTEFIPLAESTGLIIPIGQWVISNVCNQIRKWHTDGVNNLNITINLSAIEFNHPDLIQNIINALKSNNLEPSYLELELTESMIMQDLNNAIFTMNELQSLGVRIAIDDFGTGYSSLVYLKNLPVNTLKIDRYFIHNVAHDHQKSAITKALIEMAHNMNMRVVAEGVETEAELSFLRENSCDAMQGFLFSRSLPAEDFENFLWNNKQLSSLRKGVGNGG, from the coding sequence ATGACTAAAATTTTAGTAATTGAAGACGAAGAATCTGTACGGGAAAATATTCTAGATTTACTAGAAGCTGAAGAGTTTGAAACTGTGGCAGCAGCTAATGGCAAAATAGGTATAAATTTGGCTTTAGCAGAATTTCCTGATTTAATTTTGTGCGACATGATGATGCCAGAAGTGGATGGTTACGGTGTGTTGACAGCATTGCGTGAAGAACCATTAACTGCCACAATTCCTTTCATTTTCTTAACAGCTAAATCCGCTAAGGCAGACTTCCGTCAAGGTATGGATATGGGGGCAGATGACTATCTAACAAAGCCATTTACGCGAGCGGAATTATTGAGTGCAGTTATGAATCGTTTAGAAAGACAATCAACTTTAAAAAAGTATTTACTGAATCAGTCCACCATTAAAACTGCATCTCCTCAAACACAATTGATAACAATGAGCTTACATCGTGTTATTAAACAAGAAAAATTTCAAGAATTTGCAATCCATTATCAGCCTATAGTAGATATTGCCTCTGAAAAAATAGTAGCTGCTGAAAGTCTATTACGTTGGCAAAGTCAGGAATTAGGTTTAGTTAAGCCCACAGAATTTATCCCATTAGCAGAGTCTACAGGTTTAATTATCCCTATTGGTCAGTGGGTAATATCAAATGTTTGTAATCAAATTAGAAAATGGCATACAGACGGAGTAAATAATTTAAACATTACAATCAATTTATCTGCGATTGAATTTAATCATCCAGATTTGATTCAAAACATTATTAATGCTTTAAAAAGTAACAATTTAGAACCAAGTTACTTAGAGTTAGAGCTAACTGAAAGTATGATTATGCAAGATTTAAATAATGCAATTTTTACTATGAATGAATTGCAATCTCTAGGAGTGAGAATTGCAATTGATGACTTTGGCACAGGTTATTCTTCTTTAGTTTACCTGAAGAATCTACCAGTTAATACCTTAAAAATTGACCGTTATTTTATTCATAATGTCGCTCACGATCATCAAAAATCCGCCATCACGAAAGCTCTCATCGAAATGGCGCATAATATGAACATGAGAGTAGTAGCTGAAGGTGTAGAGACAGAGGCAGAATTATCTTTTCTACGAGAAAATAGCTGCGACGCTATGCAAGGTTTTTTGTTTAGTCGGTCATTACCAGCAGAAGATTTTGAAAACTTTTTGTGGAATAATAAGCAATTATCTAGCTTGAGAAAGGGAGTAGGGAATGGGGGGTAG
- a CDS encoding undecaprenyl-diphosphate phosphatase, translating to MILFKRQWFVLLGAASAALSVVAFPLKVLSTPANPGTTGVQQMNILQAIVLGFVQGMTEFLPISSTAHLKVVPVALGWGDPGVAFTAVIQLGSIAAVLWYFWEDLTRIIQGATRAIAQKNYDDYDLRLLLGILLGTLPILVCGLLIKRFIPDFDNSPIRSLGAIAIASIVMSILLGLAEKLGQRQRDFEHLTMKDGLLMGVTQALALVPGVSRSGSTLTGGLFMGLQRETAARFSFLLGIPAITLAGLVSLKDALGTSLGDGAIISLVAGVISAAIFSYIAIAGLLRFLKTQSTWVFIWYRLIFGVVILGAISAGLLNNS from the coding sequence ATGATTTTATTTAAACGTCAGTGGTTTGTGCTTCTTGGTGCAGCTTCTGCTGCTTTATCTGTAGTGGCATTTCCCTTAAAAGTTCTCAGTACCCCAGCTAACCCAGGAACAACTGGGGTACAACAAATGAATATTTTGCAAGCGATTGTTTTAGGCTTTGTGCAAGGTATGACTGAGTTTCTGCCGATTAGTAGCACAGCCCATTTAAAAGTAGTACCAGTAGCCCTAGGCTGGGGTGATCCGGGGGTGGCGTTCACGGCTGTGATTCAGCTGGGTAGTATAGCCGCCGTGTTGTGGTATTTCTGGGAAGATTTAACCAGAATTATCCAGGGGGCAACTAGAGCGATCGCGCAAAAAAATTATGATGACTATGACTTGCGCCTATTATTGGGGATTCTTTTGGGAACCTTACCCATTTTGGTATGTGGACTGTTAATTAAAAGATTTATTCCTGACTTTGATAATTCACCCATTAGAAGCTTAGGTGCGATCGCGATTGCTTCGATTGTCATGTCAATTTTATTGGGATTGGCAGAAAAACTCGGCCAGCGTCAGCGAGATTTTGAACACCTGACAATGAAAGACGGGCTACTCATGGGTGTAACTCAAGCATTAGCTTTAGTTCCTGGTGTATCTCGTTCTGGTTCTACCCTGACTGGGGGATTATTTATGGGTTTACAACGAGAAACCGCCGCGAGGTTTTCTTTTTTATTAGGGATTCCCGCCATTACCTTAGCCGGGTTAGTGTCATTAAAAGATGCTTTAGGCACAAGTTTGGGGGATGGGGCGATAATTTCCCTGGTGGCGGGAGTAATTTCGGCGGCTATCTTCTCTTATATTGCGATCGCAGGGTTACTACGCTTCCTGAAAACTCAAAGCACTTGGGTATTTATTTGGTATCGGTTGATATTTGGTGTGGTAATCTTGGGTGCAATTAGTGCCGGACTGTTGAACAATAGTTAA
- a CDS encoding glycoside hydrolase family 10 protein, translating to MKNQGQHKKKNLKLSLKNQRFFIFTAQFIIGIFLPIQIVKPATAAPVLSVVQSEENAQHWAGITKRLQTIGVPYCVLPLSNVRSVADWGDRRLLFLPNIETLTPAQAIALQTWMNKGGNLIASGPVGSLSAPGVRELLKNLLGSYWGFSLKDTQKLNPPKTKIPNWLTQNGLFGQVHGGVLVPNDSDGKVIAVWNAQDNPAAVVSTERSTLLGWRWGTDAASTAELDIAWLKASLNRHLSTPANSNQTPTTTAPNCPTSPNAQSPIPNPQRHLLQVGIAAQRSGSSPIPTPPKQDEAIDQLEQTVRWDVLPNSNTPINQSEVAAMQQQLDNLIGRIESAHLAASANAPSTNQSHSLKGEDTQLVATRFGAPTANKEQVLAQARVVAKNLPRLIANKNYALARQQWLAARTNLWKQFPTDRRLATAEIRAVWLDRGTIVRAGSEKGLAKIFDRLAQAGINTIFFETVNAGYPIYPSRVAPQQNPLIRDWNPLASGVKLAHQRGMELHAWVWVFAAGNQRHNQLLNLDTNYPGPVLAAHPDWANNDQQGNTIPIGQTKPFFDPANPELRQYLLKLYEEIVTEYQVDGLQLDYIRYPFQDPSAGRTYGYGKAARAQFQQLTGVDPISITPAQVQLWQQWTAFRTQQVDSFVAQVSQMLRQKRTNLILSVAVFPLPEAERIQKLQQHWEVWARRGDIDLIIPMTYAQDTVRFQTLAQPWIASTQLGSTLLVPGIRLLSLPTMGAFDQLQLIRDLQVSGYALFAAENLNNELHQLFSNTQGQVPSAISEPIPHRHPFNSAVTRYIALQREWQLVLQKEKLQISPSKILEFHHQAEVVKNALNQLAAAPSTSKLLTTRAAITRFQTQFRVWMRQQGKDNTYQVKAWDNRLAAIERLLRYGEQRFKLDSQNQTNK from the coding sequence GTGAAGAATCAGGGACAACACAAGAAAAAAAATCTAAAATTGTCATTGAAAAATCAGAGATTCTTCATTTTCACGGCTCAATTTATTATTGGTATTTTTTTGCCTATTCAGATAGTAAAACCAGCAACGGCAGCACCTGTACTGAGCGTAGTACAGAGTGAAGAAAATGCCCAACATTGGGCAGGAATTACCAAACGCTTACAGACAATTGGTGTACCGTATTGTGTGCTGCCCCTGTCTAATGTGAGGAGTGTTGCAGATTGGGGCGATCGCAGACTGTTATTCTTACCCAATATTGAAACATTAACACCAGCCCAAGCGATCGCTTTACAAACATGGATGAACAAGGGCGGTAACTTGATTGCTAGCGGCCCTGTAGGTAGTCTGTCAGCCCCCGGAGTCCGGGAGTTACTCAAAAATCTTTTAGGCAGCTATTGGGGATTTAGCCTGAAAGATACACAAAAGCTCAACCCACCGAAAACCAAAATACCAAACTGGCTCACCCAAAATGGGCTGTTTGGTCAAGTGCATGGCGGCGTTTTAGTTCCCAATGATAGTGATGGAAAAGTTATTGCTGTCTGGAATGCCCAAGATAATCCAGCGGCCGTAGTATCAACAGAGCGTTCCACCTTATTAGGTTGGCGCTGGGGAACAGATGCAGCCTCCACCGCCGAATTAGATATTGCTTGGTTAAAAGCCTCACTCAATCGTCATCTATCAACCCCAGCAAATAGCAACCAAACCCCAACCACCACCGCCCCAAACTGCCCCACTTCCCCCAATGCCCAATCCCCAATCCCCAATCCCCAACGCCACTTGCTACAAGTCGGCATAGCCGCCCAACGCAGTGGCTCCTCCCCAATCCCCACTCCCCCCAAACAAGACGAAGCCATCGATCAACTAGAACAAACAGTACGTTGGGATGTTCTCCCTAATTCCAATACACCGATTAATCAGAGTGAAGTAGCTGCTATGCAACAACAGCTAGACAATCTGATTGGTAGAATCGAAAGCGCCCATTTAGCGGCATCAGCCAATGCACCTAGCACCAATCAATCTCACTCTCTCAAGGGAGAAGATACACAATTGGTGGCTACTAGATTTGGCGCACCTACAGCCAACAAAGAGCAAGTATTAGCTCAAGCTAGAGTAGTAGCCAAAAACTTACCCAGATTAATAGCTAATAAAAATTACGCGCTAGCGCGTCAACAATGGCTAGCAGCGAGAACAAATTTATGGAAACAGTTTCCTACTGATAGGAGATTAGCTACCGCAGAAATTCGCGCAGTTTGGTTAGATAGAGGCACAATAGTCCGGGCTGGTAGCGAAAAAGGACTGGCGAAAATTTTTGATCGGCTAGCACAAGCGGGAATTAATACTATCTTTTTTGAAACTGTCAATGCTGGTTATCCCATTTATCCCAGCCGAGTTGCACCGCAGCAAAACCCCTTAATTCGGGATTGGAACCCCCTAGCCTCTGGGGTGAAATTAGCCCATCAACGAGGGATGGAATTACACGCTTGGGTTTGGGTGTTTGCGGCTGGTAATCAGCGTCATAATCAACTACTGAACCTGGATACTAATTATCCAGGGCCTGTGCTGGCGGCTCATCCTGATTGGGCTAACAATGATCAACAAGGGAATACTATTCCCATCGGTCAGACAAAGCCCTTTTTTGATCCAGCTAATCCCGAATTGCGGCAATATTTACTCAAGCTATACGAGGAGATTGTTACCGAATATCAGGTCGATGGCTTACAGCTAGACTACATCCGCTATCCCTTTCAAGATCCCAGTGCAGGACGCACCTATGGCTATGGTAAAGCCGCAAGAGCGCAGTTCCAACAATTGACAGGTGTAGACCCAATTAGTATTACTCCCGCTCAAGTCCAATTGTGGCAGCAATGGACAGCATTTCGGACTCAGCAAGTGGATAGTTTTGTGGCTCAAGTCTCCCAAATGTTGCGTCAAAAACGAACTAATTTAATTTTGTCAGTGGCGGTATTTCCCCTACCAGAAGCCGAACGCATCCAGAAGCTACAACAACATTGGGAAGTTTGGGCGCGACGAGGGGACATAGATTTAATTATTCCCATGACTTATGCCCAAGATACTGTGCGATTTCAAACCCTAGCACAACCTTGGATAGCTTCGACTCAATTAGGTTCTACTTTATTAGTACCAGGAATTCGTTTGCTGTCTTTACCAACAATGGGAGCATTTGATCAACTGCAACTAATTAGAGATTTACAAGTCAGTGGTTACGCATTGTTTGCCGCAGAAAATTTAAACAACGAACTACATCAATTGTTTAGTAATACTCAAGGACAGGTGCCATCTGCAATTAGCGAACCTATTCCTCATCGTCATCCTTTTAATTCTGCTGTAACACGTTACATTGCTTTACAACGAGAATGGCAGTTGGTGTTGCAAAAGGAAAAACTGCAAATATCGCCATCAAAAATTTTAGAGTTTCATCATCAAGCAGAAGTAGTTAAAAATGCTTTAAATCAGTTAGCGGCTGCACCTTCTACAAGTAAATTGCTAACAACACGAGCCGCTATAACACGCTTTCAAACTCAGTTTCGGGTATGGATGCGTCAGCAAGGAAAGGATAATACCTACCAAGTCAAAGCTTGGGACAATCGTTTAGCTGCGATAGAAAGGTTGTTGCGTTATGGTGAACAAAGATTCAAGTTAGATAGTCAAAATCAGACCAATAAATAA
- a CDS encoding TIGR03279 family radical SAM protein yields the protein MSTIRPAKITKVLPDSIAAEIGFEVGDAIAAINGTQPRDLIDYKFLCSDEFIELEVLDASGKTHYIEIEKDYDEDLGLEFETALFDGLIQCNNRCPFCFIDQQPPGKRSSLYLKDDDYRLSFLYGSYLTLTNLPEREWQRIEQMRLSPLYVSVHATAPDIRIRLLKNQRAGQILEQLRWFQARRLQIHAQVVVCPGINDGQHLEQTLRDLASFYTGEVPTVASVAVVPLGLTKFRPEQDELIPVTPEKAQEVIAQVRLLTREFRQKSGSNIAWLADEWFLIAGADLPSESEYEEYPQIENGVGSIRLFIKQFEIAAAELLPAKIAYPKKLTWVVGNAVEKAFQPIVKRLNAVTGLEINMQALNSDYWGQAISVTGLITGHDLLLNLQGQDLGAGILLPNVMLKYGELVFLDDISVAEVGQKLQTKIFPVAGVEELIKTCISEA from the coding sequence ATGTCTACTATTCGTCCTGCCAAAATTACTAAAGTATTACCAGACTCGATCGCAGCTGAAATCGGTTTTGAAGTAGGCGATGCGATCGCAGCTATCAATGGTACACAGCCCCGTGATTTAATTGATTATAAATTTCTCTGCTCAGATGAATTTATAGAATTAGAAGTTTTAGATGCCTCTGGCAAGACTCATTATATTGAAATTGAAAAAGACTACGACGAAGACCTGGGGTTAGAATTTGAGACGGCGTTGTTTGATGGGTTAATTCAGTGCAATAATCGTTGCCCATTCTGCTTTATTGATCAACAACCACCCGGTAAGCGTTCTAGCTTGTATTTAAAAGACGATGATTACCGTCTCAGCTTTTTATATGGCTCTTATTTAACCCTGACTAATTTACCGGAAAGGGAATGGCAACGCATTGAACAAATGCGCCTGTCTCCATTGTATGTGTCGGTTCATGCCACAGCACCCGACATCAGAATTAGACTACTCAAAAATCAGCGTGCTGGACAAATCTTAGAACAGTTGCGGTGGTTCCAAGCCAGACGCTTGCAAATTCATGCTCAAGTAGTTGTCTGTCCTGGTATAAATGATGGACAACACCTGGAACAAACCCTACGGGATTTAGCGTCATTTTATACTGGTGAAGTGCCTACTGTGGCATCGGTGGCAGTCGTGCCATTAGGTTTAACCAAATTCCGTCCAGAACAAGACGAACTCATTCCTGTAACTCCAGAAAAAGCTCAAGAAGTAATTGCCCAAGTACGATTACTAACAAGAGAATTTCGCCAAAAATCTGGCTCTAATATTGCTTGGTTAGCTGATGAATGGTTTTTGATTGCTGGGGCAGATTTACCCAGTGAATCTGAATACGAAGAGTATCCACAAATTGAAAATGGTGTGGGTTCAATTCGCTTATTTATTAAACAATTTGAAATAGCGGCGGCGGAATTATTGCCTGCAAAAATTGCCTATCCTAAAAAATTAACTTGGGTTGTGGGTAATGCAGTCGAAAAAGCCTTTCAACCCATTGTCAAACGCTTGAATGCAGTTACAGGTTTAGAAATAAATATGCAAGCTCTCAATAGTGATTATTGGGGACAAGCTATTAGTGTAACAGGCTTAATTACAGGACATGACTTACTTTTAAATCTACAAGGGCAAGATTTAGGTGCAGGAATTTTGCTACCAAATGTCATGCTTAAATATGGGGAATTAGTGTTTCTAGATGATATCAGTGTTGCGGAAGTAGGTCAGAAATTACAGACAAAAATTTTCCCAGTAGCAGGTGTAGAAGAACTAATCAAAACCTGTATTAGTGAGGCGTGA